The genomic DNA TCCACCATGCCCCTGACCCGCAGCACGTTCGGGTTGGCCGCGTCGGGCACTGCCTCGACGTCGAAGACGCCGTAGGCGCTGATCTTGTCTTCGGGGACCTCGATCGCGCACAGCACCGTTCCGCCGCGCTTGGCCCGCACCTTCGACATGGTCTCCAGTACGCCGGTGGGCAGCACCAGGTCGTCGGGCAGTAACACCGCGACCGCGTCTTCGTCGGGAGCCAGCGCGCCCTCGACGCAGCCGACCGCATGCCCGAGGCCGAGCGGCTCGGCCTGCACCACCGACTCGACCTTGATCAGTGCGGGGGCGCGGCGGACCTTCTCCAACATCGTCTTCTTGCCGCGCGCCTCCAGCGTGCCCTCGAGCACCAGGTCCTCGACGAAATGGGCGACGACGCCGTCTTTACCTTCCGAGGTGATGATGATCAGCCGCTCGGCACCGGCCTCGGCAGCCTCCGCCGCCACCAGCTCGATGCCCGGGGTATCGACCACCGGCAGCAATTCCTTGGGGACAGTCTTTGTCGCAGGCAGGAACCGCGTACCCAGACCGGCCGCGGGGACCACGGCCGTGTAGGGAAACGGCACCTCAGGCGCCTTGTGAGACGTGCTCATCGTTCACACACTAACGTCCGTTCTGAAATGGTGGAGGGCGTGACCCCGCCGACCAAGACCGAGTTGCGAGCTGGCGTTCTCCGGGCAAGACGGGCCGTATCGGCCGACCGTCGCGACCGCGAGTCGCAGGTGCTTTGCCACTGGCTGCCCACCCTGGTCCGTGGCGGGCAGACGGTGTGTGCCTACGTTCCGGTGGGCTCCGAACCGGGGTCTCCGGCCCTTCTGGACACCCTGTTGGAACTCGGTGTGCGCGTGCTACTTCCGGTTGCCCGCAACGACGTGGACGGCCGCGCTATGCCGATGCAGTGGGGTGCTTACGAGCCGGGCACGCTGATGGCCGCCAGGTTCGGTCTGCGCGAGCCGCCGCCGCCGTGGTTGCCCGCCGGATCGGTCGCAGACGCCGAGGTGGTGCTGGTGCCCGCCCTGGCCGTCGACCGCAACGGGAACCGGTTGGGCCGGGGTGCCGGCTTTTACGACCGCAGCCTGATCTACGCCTCGCCCCACGCGCGACTGGTGGCGATGGTGCGTGACGACGAGTTGGTCGACGCGTTGCCCGCCGACCCTCACGACGTGCGGATGACGCATGCACTGACGCCGTCGGGCGGGGTTGTGACACTGAGCGATCACGCCCGGGACTGAGCAAAACTCACAGTCCAAATTGCCACCCGCTGTTCGTCGTTGGGCATAGCGTCAACCTTCTGGCGCGATGTGATCCACATCACGGAGACGAGAAAGGGTGTCGATATGGGCGAGACGCCGACGTTGAAAAAAGCGCTCAGTCAGCGGCAACTGAGGATGATCGCGATCGGCGGGGTGATCGGCGCGGGGCTGTTCGTCGGCTCGGGCGTGGTGATCGGCGATACCGGCCCCGGCACCTTCATCACCTATGCCCTTGCCGGTGTGCTGATCATCATGGTGATGCGGATGCTGGCCGAGATGGCCGTGGCCAATCCATCGACCGGGTCATTCGCCGACTATGCCCGTAACGCGCTGGGCAATTGGGCAGGGTTCTCCGTGGGCTGGCTGTACTGGTATTTCTGGGTGATCGTCGTCGGATTCGAGGCGATCGCCGGCGCCAAGATCGTCCAGTACTGGATACCGGCGGCACCGATCTGGCTGACCGCACTGCTCCTTTT from Mycobacterium sp. DL440 includes the following:
- a CDS encoding 5-formyltetrahydrofolate cyclo-ligase → MVEGVTPPTKTELRAGVLRARRAVSADRRDRESQVLCHWLPTLVRGGQTVCAYVPVGSEPGSPALLDTLLELGVRVLLPVARNDVDGRAMPMQWGAYEPGTLMAARFGLREPPPPWLPAGSVADAEVVLVPALAVDRNGNRLGRGAGFYDRSLIYASPHARLVAMVRDDELVDALPADPHDVRMTHALTPSGGVVTLSDHARD
- a CDS encoding UTP--glucose-1-phosphate uridylyltransferase; amino-acid sequence: MSTSHKAPEVPFPYTAVVPAAGLGTRFLPATKTVPKELLPVVDTPGIELVAAEAAEAGAERLIIITSEGKDGVVAHFVEDLVLEGTLEARGKKTMLEKVRRAPALIKVESVVQAEPLGLGHAVGCVEGALAPDEDAVAVLLPDDLVLPTGVLETMSKVRAKRGGTVLCAIEVPEDKISAYGVFDVEAVPDAANPNVLRVRGMVEKPKSEDAPSPYAAAGRYLLDRAIFDALRRVSRGVGGEIQLTDAIALLIEEGHPVHVVVHRGARHDLGNPGGYLKAAVDFALERDDYGPELRRWLVERLGLTGQEG